AGCACCGCATCAGCCAGTACTCCAtacttttattgaatatttgaaaataaataagtcTTTGGTAAAAAcactttgcattttttttaaattaaataaataaactgttatttgaattttaattgttaggaaatacttggatgaatctttggataaaaaagttttttttttcatttctaaatttttaatttttctactgaaaatatattaaaagtaaaatccgaagaataattgtcggttgcagttttaggccttgaaaaaccgcggtttctgtttcgattaaaaccgaacacgaaactctaaaattaataaatctcatgtttttttgtattttaatattcattgtatagtcattattggtctgatttgaaacctaaaaagcagtttagattaatatttttaagaattacaatgattctaaatagtagaggacgatgagtttactaaaaatctttttcagaataaattgcacataatgaaactattaaaaattaaattccgcataattctagaagttaatctaaatcttaataatgattcattataaacttagtgatgattttaccaaacgttaaattgaatttgatgtacataccttctttcaataaatttgacttcattagtgtgttttgttcttaaaatttaattttattaatcatttcgttagcttagtgtacaaagtcttcttcagaaatattacaggagagacaaacaacgttctaaaatccatgatttgaaatatttttgaaatctgaaatagagttttattaattattcagTATGATTTATCTACAgagacaaataatcacagctaagaagtgcgtttgcatcttacaggtccttttttgggacttgtaacattttctgtttcatatcagataGTCGAGGTTataataaatttcagaattatcaaatatttaattaaaaaattaatttacaatttttggttgaaatttaatgaataaaccaataattaaaaccagtattatatatttagtaacatatttatactcaattccatttgactgagataataattttgaaattttcacaaaataaaatggacttagcacttttgtatatttatagttatttaatattaaccactCCTGGCtactaaaaaccaaaattttaaagctatgtatactttataggacattttatgttttctacacatatatgacggttaaccgcactgtggttccaaatcaaaatctaggtggacaaaattatgaaaatcggtatcttcagaattaggaaaaacgaagttttttcggaagctgacaatctgctctcctccaatacaaatgggtttttcaattggacatttcgttttctcgacagaagcgtcagagaaattcaaacaattttgaatcatattttcgttaattataccctacaccacaatagtggggagggtataatgcgtttatgcagatgtttgtaatgcccaaaaatattagtctaacacccaccttaaagtataccgatcgacttagaatcactttctgagtcgatcaaacgatgtccgtccgtctggctggctgtccatgtaaactttgtgcgcagagtacatgtcgcaattttgaagatatttcgatcacatttggtacatattattttttctgcccaatgaccaagcctattgaaagtggctgaaatcgatccattatttcatctagcccccatacaaatgtccttccgaaattggaatttatgtttaatttatatatgtatctccacaaattccgcaccaaattagttttatatatacaaaatccatgtcaccaaattttgttacgatcggtccataattagtcatagctcccatatagacccacttccgaaaatcacttaacgTGCATAAGTCTCTTACAAATGTAggaatacacacaaaattcaccatatataactttcatatagacataaatcacacgacttaatttcatggtgatcggtccataattggtcatagctcccatataaggcgcacttccgaaaatcactcaaaaatataatttattgaaattttaaaagaaaaattgtcgggcttgaccgaccatactttcttacttgtttttttaatattttactgctttactaaattacatatatgtatctcaattgttttaccatatagaaattcatgcttcaaaacatagataaatattgatttaggcttttattaagtgtatatcttatatttatggtcCTCCCCATTTttctgttatagtcctttaaactttggtctcaaatatactgatatttttttttctaagaatgttatatagcttgccaaaaaaaattaccgtcgaagcccgtccaatgactatatcgtcacctaaaatgcaaaacaacgtatcatcaaaaaattcgaaattaattttattattgattacgattcactacatcatattacatatgtgtacaaaattttaaacttttactatcaaaaataaccaagttataaccaaaattaaaacttaagtaACATCAAGtgtatgattttcttaaacaaaataacgtatacgctttgagtaattaattaataaattatttttaccttattttaggtagtatcctaatttgttataccctacaccaccatagtggggagggtattatgcgtttgtgcagatgtttgtaacgcccaaaaatattagtctaacacccaccttaaagtataccgatcgacttagaatcactttctgagtcgattaaacgatgtccgtccgtccgtccgtctggttggctggccggctggctggctggctgtccatgtaaaccttgtgcgcagagtacaggtcgcaattttgaagatatttcgatcaaatttagtacatattactttttcggcccaaggaccaagcctatccattcggtccattatttcacctagcccccatacaaagtcccctcgaaattggactttatcggtcataaatgtttaatttatctatgtatctacacaaatttcgctccaaataagttttatatatacaaaattcatgtcaccaaattttgttacgatcggtccataattagtcatagctcccatatagacccgcttccgaaaatcactttaacgtgcataaatcgcttaaaaatgttggtatacacacaaaattcaacatagttaaatttaatatagacataaaacacacgacctaatttcatggtgatcggtccataattgatcataactcccatataaggcccacttccgaaaatcactcatgaatataaactattgatattttaaaagaaaaatatttttactcatttacttggtgtagggtattatatggtcgggtttgaccgaccgtactttcttacttgtttttaataaatttgttgcaatttaatattttttgcagtcttaatgaaaatttaatgaagaaacttttttagtttaaaaaagtagttgtttgtaattgaaataaaaaaaacgtaataaaattaaaaatgtatatataaactgcttttatttaaaataaaaaaaatatttttatttaagtttttattttttcttaaaaatttatattgatgatacgtttttttgtttcagaaaataacaattaaaaaaatggtaagCCACAAAGTgtgtttggaaaaaaataatttttttcataaaatatatttctagagtcattgtaattcagatttgaaaattttgtttcaatatctccagtagatttcattttatatcgttttttgcttctcctataaacttatgaaaagtgatgttacgttattttgcattttaggtgacgatatacaacatttaaagaaacttctggggaatgtctttgtatttttaattttttaatttttacggaatggaatttttagaaatattttgttttttattattgatttttatatatctagaccttactgtaacttgaaatatagtaaatacagatctttttaaaaatttagtttcagaaacacatgaaaacattttttttggaatcgaaGACAcgaattctatataaaaagagcgtcaaataattttgtccacctagattttgatttggaaccacagtgaacCGGTTTAaacggttttttcgatgtcggttaatcgaaaaattggttttataaaaaaggccaattttcgattaaccgacaaaccggttttttaaaaacactaaTAATATGACTTTTTAGCTAGCTATTTTAGGTTAATTTGCATAAACAGCACACTAATGTGAATTAACAGTTTTTGAATTTAGTAAACAGCTGTTTGTTTGTAAATAACTgtttaattgtgaaaaaaaattgttgcaaaTCAGTAAATTCTCTGCGCGATGTTAAGTTTTCCGttattaatttgccacgtaaaaagacaatgttatatatcaattgttaggggattttatatatttttcaaaaatatatataacatttgacaactaaaaaattcatggaatacttttttgaaaaatgtgacaaaaaatatgttttttattgagtttttgcgaaGATACACATTTTGCAAATTGatatctaatttttatttatgaatattgttagtcaaattttgcagttatgtatatagatttttctattgaaaatgcaaaaataaaaacgcATTTTGAAACTTGTCACcagaaatcccgcaattcccaaaaaagttttgaaaaatcccaaaaataggattttttttgttttttgctgtgATATCCATAAAGGGTCTGGATTATTTAatatgggttactatattttgatatcgaatatacgatttgagaatttttgccttaaagttgaattttacataaaaaatagacctttttggatggacctggtcccatcggtatcaaaaattttcaaatttctttttaaaatattttgtgtgaagttagcttttcaaaaagtataaattaaacctctttttaaaattccaattcaataaGTTTTTAGTCAGTcgtgatttttaaacaaatattttttttatttgatacatACATTTGTCGCTAGTCCAATAATggaaaatggagaaaatcgggaaacatttgGATCTGGAGTATGTTGGGTAATAATTTTGGTATTCATTgaccataaaataaatttttatgagtTCCGCTGACTAAAAAATACATTGTTTCCCTTTATTTTCTCAAATGCTGCAGTATTGAATTTAATAACGAAGTTTTGTGCAATCGGCCAACTGCAATGACATCCCCATTTTAAATTCGCCGGTCAATAACGTCGTGGGTTTAAAATTCACTACAAGTAGTTCTCAGTGGCTAACTAATTTGACGTAGCGGAATTATTTCAATGCACCGCAGGcttgttacaaatttattatcgTGTGCAAAGTACAAAATATTGGCCACAAAATCATAAGTTAAAGTTTTGTCTTGTTTCattataaaataagttaaaatttttctaagaaccacacatttaaatttcaaatcttattttttttcaattaaaaaacattgtttaatttattttttttttattttaaataaataagttttataacaataacaattttattacatttcagTCGTAAATTCGAACaattaacactttttaataACGGAAACGACGCAATACAGAGGATGGCAGGTAGGCACTGTTAGGTGATTGAACTGATCCGTGGCGGATGGGGGCTTGAGAAGCAAAGTTAAGAACAGGTGCAACGCCACCATTGTGGTTTTGAGAAGAACCTCCCAAAGAATCATATTGGCTTTGAATGGCTCTTTGAGCGTTGGCAGCATCTTCAGGAGTACGGTATTTGACAAAGTGTACATCAggtttgttgttcttgttgttgttgaggGCGTTGAATTTATCGGCCAAGGCAGAGATGTCATGTTGTTTGTTGAGAACATAGATGGCGGTCTTTTGTTGAGCAGCTTGTTTAGCCAGGGCAAGTACAGCGTTTTCGTAACCCTTGTTTTCTGGATTCTTAATGAACACAACGCGTAGATTCTTTTTCAATGCACCAGCAATCTTTTGAGCTGCATCTGCATCATCGAAAGCACCTTCGGGTGCACTGAATGTATAGAATTCCTTTTGGTATTCAGCAGCAGTGCCGGGAGCATCATAAGAAGCAGGCCCAGAAAATCCACCACCTACACCGGAACCAGGTGTGAAAGATAATCCTGAGTTTGAGTGGTCGACAGGTCTGTAATTGTAGCCCAATTTGTCGGCGCAAGCCACAGCCACCAAACACAATACAATAAAACTACGCATTTTTATTATCCGACGTTTTCGCGTTAAACTTCAATGAAGAAATGTTCTTTTAGAATAATCTAATTCTTTAaagatgttttaatttttatactcaTTACTATTTCAATACCTaccattaaataattttttattttttttggaaatatgtaGTTTAATTCGCagttaattaattttgataaatgttAATCAGGTTACTTCTCTAGTTTGTTAAATGATGCCGCTTTAATGTTAATGTCTATCAACCGCATTCCTCAGTGATTCATACAGTAAATTATAACGAAGTCTTTGTTGTTGCTCGATGATTTTTTATTgtctttattttgttattaattaatgcataataattatcaaaacatatttaataacttTGCCAATGTTCATATAAGTTGTAACATAATAGAAACTAATTAATATCGAACATAAAATCATGAAAGCGAACgaaacaaaatttgaataaatttatttgtattaaaaaaaacaaacaaacatttaagttttaaattaaactaaaaagtttttgataaatattaataaatatgatAATTTATGAAACCATGAAGATTTaattattgtatataaaacatatatttaCTAAATAAAACCAAGCAAGGAAGCCATGTCCGATTAAGGCCGAAAATTGTGTACTTCACTAACCGATCAAGGACAATAATTACTTGTTACCATCAGCATTGACTGACTAATGATTCATAGAAATCATTTCAtcatatgtgttttttttattaaataaatctataaataatgttaataaatgCATCGGTACACATTGCAAGATATTTCATTTAAGTGtagaaataaaatagaaattctCAGCTCATTAAGAAATTAAGGAACCTAAAACAATAGGAAAGAAATAAAtgcaatattcaaatatttaaagccATTTACTTAATATCTTGTCAAAGACCCTTCCATATTTTGTACAGAAAACCTTTGGAATACAGGATATTATGGATACCAACTTGTCTGATTTCTCAATTGAAACCGATGTCCTCCATTGTAAGGACAATGACAGCAAAATGGACTGCAACATAATACAATCCTGCAACATAATAGGCAACATTATAGGCCCTCTCTTGAGCTCTCTTATGTTCTGCAATCGTGAAAAATGTGCAACTTTGGAGGAAAGGTTCAATTTTATATctgagtttattttaaaaaatatttgggggattcaaacggtctgctattaagtcatattatcataatgtcttaatgtattatgatagtttaaacaaattcgtgttgtctttcaaacattttcaacaGAATCTGATCGGAATGCAATATATTTGAAGAAAATAGCaaacaattattgaaaaatatcaacttttATGGAGGTGGTCTCATtgttgcccattttcaataccaaacattttatGATTAACAAATAATGTTTGGGGAAAACTTCATTCCGTACAGATCCACGGACATAGCTGGATAGatagtcttagaattttataagaacTCAGAATATACTCGGATATTATTACTTATaattgcgggatttacaatatacGGTGTATACCTTGAgctcggtttttgtttttaataacttataggtcattttgaagggtacatatctatcatttattcccacttagttattgaacattacagCGTAAACaagaacgatttttttttgctttgaaaatgtcgaactttgtaccaacgaatcgtcatatgcaggaagttttactttacttcacCGAATACTCACCAATGTTTTTCATCAGTTTCAACATGCGGGAGATTGTTTGTTCGGTGAAGAAGTGGTGATGGAAGACAACtatgccagccaaaaaagtttgaagatcaagaattggaggcattactccatgaagattgttgcaaaactcaacaagagcttgcaaaatccaTACGAATCCAATAGCACAGAAATTGggtaatatataaattgaagctaatagaccttgaaaaacgattttgtatgtctgaaatgctgcttgaacgctataaaagaaaatcagtttggcaccgaatcattacttgcgatgaaatatggatccattacgataacctgaagcgtaagagatcgtacatgaagcccggccaaccagccaaatcgacaccaatgcTAAATATCCATatcgctaaggtaatgctttgtatttggtgtgaactgctgaaatctggaacctgtaccgaacgcaactgatttatTTGAAGTCAGCATTTgcacccagaatatgcggccagacacgAAACTGTTATATTCCATcgtgacaacgctcggccacatattgaaatatttgttaaaacgcatttagaatgaagtggttggtaagttttgcctcaccagaTTTATAGTCCAAACCGTGCCCCTTCcaactaatatttgtttcgatcgatgcagaacgctaccTCTGGATCTGTTATTTTGGCTAGGAATTAATATGTTGCAAGAAAGATGGGACATGTCATAGCTAACCAATGCTAAATATCCATatcgctaaggtaatgctttgtatttggtgtgaactgctgaaatctggaacctgtaccgaacgcaactgatttatTTGAAGTCAGCATTTgcacccagaatatgcggccagacacgAAACTGTTATATTCCATcgtgacaacgctcggccacatattgaaatatttgttaaaacgcatttagaatgaagtggttggtaagttttgcctcaccagaTTTATAGTCCAAACCGTGCCCCTTCcaactaatatttgtttcgatcgatgcagaacgctaccTCTGGATCTGTTATTTTGGCTAGGAATTAATATGTTGCAAGAAAGATGGGacatgtcatagctaacaatggcaaatactttgaacaaatttatattgtacaaatatttcaaaatataagctaaaaattcgaaaaaatcccgcatttttaagtcatacacccaatactaAATCCAAAAACAGGTGATTGATGTTCATTTGAGAATATCGATTCTACCCTACTACTTATTATACGTCTACATTAAAGGAAAATCTGTTGAGTCTATGCTTCAGATGCTATTTGTGACCCTCTTGAACTTAGATGTCAGCCCGGAATTGATCGATTAGTCTATTTTTGCCTTCATTTGATTATCTCCTATAGAATCTTGCTATAAATAAGCTACACATGGAGTTCGACTCTTTGGATTACAAGACGTATGCGGATGATGACTCCATGGCAGTATCTGGAAATATGTGGACACTTTCTCGCAACGAATAAACACTCGACTTAGAGTGAATCCCCCGCCAATACTTATATTGTACTCTTCGCAAGGAATTATTCCCATATTACAACCAGGAACACCGAATGGCTTTTCCACATGGTCGTTAATCCCATACCAAAAGCGATGCATTCAGAGCTGCCATGAGACTAGATACTACTGTGAACGACTTTCGACTATGCAATAATATGCGGCTGCCTGGAAGAACTACCAACAATTCCACTTCCAGATAGTCTTTTAGACAACCAAACCAGGCTAAGATCTCAGCGTCGGTCACGAACTGGCATGAATTAATACTGATAGTCAGGCCGATGTGCGACAACAAGGGACATGTGGCCTGAATACGACTGTCTCGAACTACAACACTGATAATTATTCCAAGTAATCGACTACGGAATGTTCTTGTAGTGATCACAGGACTCTATTTGCAAAATTTCAAGCAAGTAAGTCTACGAATTTCGTAAAGCTCTTTATTATATCAGACATAGCTCATGAAATATGGGGATCAGCTgagcaaaatttttggaaattgattttttctataagatttcaacccaaatattataaaattaccaaaaaaaatcaatttgtaattttgcggctcctcatattataattatttttttaattgaaatttgtattatacTTAAGTAAGTTCATTAACACTATGCAGTACTTATTTGAGTATATATGtagtaaaattataataaaattaagaaatcaaaTTCTTTCTTCAATTTCCTTTATATGCAATATTTGTATATGTTAAAATAAGAACTAGTTTAAAGAACTACTAAAAGATAATAACctagaattatttaaatatttttttataaataaaatataattttcttttatagtcaTAATAAAAAGAActggaatttaaattatatgctTGTTATTTCAAACAATAGAAATTGGTTTAAATGCAAAtttgatttttctaaaataccataaataatgTGCAATTAAGATTGGGGGTTGATATTGGTATGAAAAAAACTactgtagtttgtttttttttattaaaactagtaTTTAGCTTTATAGTGTGGAATTATGTTATGGTTGGCGACATAAAATATTGAATACATGTCTGGCCAAGAATTAAACTGACATCTtcagtttaaaaatgttttctcgTAAAATGTGTGTGTATCTCTATGCTGTATATTTTTAGATTGTTTTGATCAGatataaatgtttaagctgaAGTTACTGTCTTTATACATATTAATTCTATTTTTAGAAATACTAACTATGAGATCGGATAAAGTACAGAGattgtacattttatttgaagttagaCTAAATAATCAACTAAACCTATCTGTATAGGCATTCGTAGATTTATTATATCCGGAATTTGGGTTtataaattacagatttattttcctttttatttttataccctccaccaccataagtggtgaatgagggtatatataagtttgtcattccgtgtgtaacattgaaaaatattcatctgagacccaacaaagtatatatattattgatccatatgaaattctaagtcgattgagccatgtccgtctatctgtctgtgtaaaacacgctcacgtccaaaataggcaaacaaaattggtagacttacaaaaaaagtgtttattgttctcctaagcagtttggtattgaaaatcagcaaaatcagttatgtggaaccagagttatgaaccaaaatatgagataacctaaaaaaacttgataattttaacatagtttttgtt
The nucleotide sequence above comes from Calliphora vicina chromosome 1, idCalVici1.1, whole genome shotgun sequence. Encoded proteins:
- the LOC135949578 gene encoding uncharacterized protein LOC135949578, whose protein sequence is MRSFIVLCLVAVACADKLGYNYRPVDHSNSGLSFTPGSGVGGGFSGPASYDAPGTAAEYQKEFYTFSAPEGAFDDADAAQKIAGALKKNLRVVFIKNPENKGYENAVLALAKQAAQQKTAIYVLNKQHDISALADKFNALNNNKNNKPDVHFVKYRTPEDAANAQRAIQSQYDSLGGSSQNHNGGVAPVLNFASQAPIRHGSVQSPNSAYLPSSVLRRFRY